A stretch of DNA from Agrobacterium cucumeris:
TTTCTGCATGAGTTGCGAAGCGTGACCCAAAAGACCGGAAGCGCGCTGATATTCGACGAGATGATCACCGGCTTCCGCGTCGCACCCGGCGGCGCGCAGTCCCATTTCGGCATAGATGCTGATATTGCCACCTATGGCAAAATCGCCGGCGGCGGGTTGCCGCTGTCGCTCATCGCCGGCAAGGGGCGGTTCATGGATTTCGTCGATGGCGGAGCATGGGCTTACGGCGACAGCTCCTTCCCGAAAGTGGCCCCGACATTTTTTGCCGGAACCTATTGCCGCCATCCGCTGGCGCTCGCAGCCGCAAAGGCGGTTGCGACGCGGTTGCTGGAAAACGGACCGGCCCTGCAAGAAAGCCTCAACGCCAGGACCCAGGCATTCGTGGAACGGCTGAACGGCACGCTCAGGGATGCGGGGTTGCCCGTTGCGTTCATGAGCTTCGGTTCGTTCTTTGCCATATCCGCTGCCCGCAGCCGCATCTCGCCGCAGGCTGTCACCATGCTCTCCTTCCTTCTTCTGACCTCCGGCGTTCACCTTCGTGCCGGAGATCGCGGCGGTTTTCTCTCAACCGCCCACAGCGATGACGACATTACCTTTGTTCACGACGCTGTTCTGCAAGGCCTGACGGCTCTGGCGGACCATCGTCTTATCGACAGACATTGATCGGAGTGACCACCATGAGTTCCCAGACCCCGGCTGAAGACCTGCACTACAACGTCGTGATCAGCGACGAGGAGCGATATTCGATATGGCCGGTCTACAAGGCGGTCCCGACAGGGTGGCGACCGAGCGGCTTTTCCGGATCGAAGCAGGCGTGCCTCGATCATATCGAGGTGGAGTGGACCGACATGCGCCCCTTGAGTTTGCGGCGGCTGATGGACGGCGAGGCAGTAAACACAACCAGCGTGCAAGAATAGGACGTGACCCCATGGACGACCAACCATGGCCAAGCCCGGTGCCCCGCGAGGACGCCGGACCGGACAGGGACTGGCTTGCGCAGGATGCCATTCTTGATCTGCTCCTGCCGGAGGCACTGGCACCGGTAATGGTGCCGGAAGAACACGAAAGAGCCCGCCTGCAGCACATCATCTGCGAGGCGCTCGAAGCGTTCACGCTGCATCATCCCGAATGCCGCGCGCGCATCGCCGCGCTTCTGGGCAACATGGAAAAGCCGATGTCAGACCCCGGCGTCGTGGATATCAGCGGCCTGCCGCTGACGTCCTTTCACGCCAATGACTACGACCGGTATTTCCGCGTGAACCGCATTACCACTGCCCAGCCCGCCCATGTTCTGCTGCGCAGCTTCCTGCAGGTCGCGCTGTCGGTTACCGATCTTTTCTGCCGGGCGCCACACCTGTCGGAAAAGGCCGCTAAAGCCCAGTTTGATGGTTTTAAGGTTCATGCAAGGCTTCTTGCAAGGTGCTTTGGCGTGGAGTGTGCAAGATGACCATTGCTTCCCCCTCGCCTTCCCGGATCTGGCGCGAATTCCACTGGGCGTTCTTCATGAACGTGCAGGGGCTGGTTCTGTGCCTTCGTCGTTTCAATATGCAGGTGCATGAGGGCAACCATGCCGAAGCGGACAGGGAATTGCGGGCCGCCGCGGTGCTTCTGCGCACATCTGCCAGCTCCATGGACCTCGCCGCAAGCTTCAGCAAGGCGGATTACGAAAATACCATCCGCGTGTCCATGACGCCGCCATCAGTCGAATCCGATGATTTCAGCGGGCTGATGTCGTTTGATCATGCCGTCCTCATTCAGGTCTGGCGTGAAATGAAGGACGTGTTCGCCACCCTGCCGGTCGAACTCCATGACGCACACGCGGAATTCGTCGCAGCCTACAAATATCTGGCGGAAGGGCATGTCGGCGTCTGCTCACGTTTCGTCGGCTCCGACGCCGGAAGCCTGCGATACGGCGACCGGAAGGCAATCGATACGCTCCAGCGTTTCGAACGCGGTCGCCTCGGCATGATCGATCCGCCCAAAAAAGGCTGCCCGTTCCACAAGTAACGTGCGTGTTCAATTTCTAATCCAGCGAGAACTGCATATGTCCGACTATACCAGCGCTTCAAACCAGGATCGGAATGCCTTTCGGGTCGCCGTCATCGGTATGGCAGGCCGCTTTCCGGGAGCCTCCGACATTGAGAGCTTCTGGGATAATCTGGTTCATGGCCGGGAGTCGGTCAAAGAATGGACCGACGAGGAACTCAGCGCGCTGGGTGTTCCGCCCGAGCAGCTCATCGATCCGGATTTCGTGCGGGCTTCAGCGCCGCTGGAGGGCGCCGACCAGTTTGACGCCGAATTTTTCGGCTACAGCCCCAGCGAGGCGGAGATTCTCGATCCGCAGCAGCGCCTGTTTCTCGAATGCGCCTGGGCGGCGCTGGAGCGCGCCGGATATCAGGGCGACACTTTCGACGGTTCCATCGGCGTCTATGCCTCGAGCGGCTTCAACACCTATCTTCTGAACCTGCACGCCAATGCCGCGGTGCGCCAATCGATCAGCCCCTTTGAACTGTTCGTCGCCAACGACAAGGATTTTCTGGCGACGCGCACGGCTTACAAGCTCAATCTGCGCGGACCGGCCATGACGGTGCAGACGGCCTGCTCTTCATCACTTGTTTCCATCCATGTCGCGGCCCAGAGCCTCATTGCGGGCGAATGCGATATTGCGCTTGCGGGCGGCGTGACGGTTTCCCGTTCGCACGGATATGTAGCGCGCGAAGGCGGAATATTGTCTCCTGACGGGCATTGCCGGGCATTCGATGCGGATGCCGCCGGAACCGTTCCCGGCAGCGGCGTCGGCGTTGTCGTGCTCAAGCGCCTTGAAGATGCGCTTGCAGACGGCGACACGATCGATGCCGTCATCATCGGTTCGGCCATCAACAATGACGGCGCGCTGAAGGCGAGCTTTACCGCGCCGCAGGTGGACAGCCAGGCCATGGTCATAAGCGAGGCCCACGCGGCTGCAGGAATATCGGCCGATTCCATCGGTTATATCGAAGCGCATGGCACGGGAACATCGCTGGGCGACCCCATCGAGATCGCGGCGCTGACGCAGGCCTTTCGCAAGACGACGACGCGCACCGGATATTGCGTCATCGGCTCCGTGAAGACCAATATCGGCCACCTCGATACCGCCGCAGGCATTGCGGGTTTCATCAAGACCGTGCTTTGCCTCAAGCACGGCAAAATCCCCGCAAGCCTTCATTTCAAACAGGCAAACTCAAAGATCGACTTCCCGGCAAGCCCCTTTGCGGTCAATACGGCCCTGCGAGACTGGGATGCTAAGGAAAGCCCCCGGAGAGCCGGCATCAGTTCTCTCGGTATCGGCGGAACGAATGCGCATCTGGTGCTGGAAGAGACACCAACCGACGCAGGCGCGCGCGCCAAGACGCAACCGGCATCGCCGCAGCTTCTGGTATTTTCGGCGCGCAACGATGCGGCGCTCTCGGCACTGCTTTCGGCACAGGCGAAAGCGTTCGAGGCGAACCCGGAACTTGCGATCAACGACGTTGCCTTCACGCTGCGTCATGGCCGGAAGGCTTTCAGCCATCGCCAGTCGCTGGTTGCGGATGATCTGGCGTCAGCCGCAACGGAACTGCACCGTCTTGCTGCGCAAAAACCATCCATTGCCGGCAGCACGCCGTCCGCGGTTTTCCTGTTTCCCGGACAGGGAAGCCAATATGCCGGAATGGGCAAGGATCTCTACGAGCGGGTGGAGCTTTTCCGTGCGCCTTTCGATGCCTGCGCGGATCGTCTTTCGAAGATCATGCAACGCGATTTCCGCGCTGATCTCTTTGCCGGACATGAGGATATCCATGATACGGAATTTGCCCAGCCGGCGCTGTTTGCCGTGGAATATGCCCTTGCAAAGGCATGGATGGCGCAGGGTGTGATACCGCAGGCGCTCCATGGCCACAGCATCGGCGAATATGTGGCGGCCTGCCTGGCGGGCGTCTTCGATCTGGATACGGCACTTTCGCTCGTGGTGGCGCGCGGCCGGTTGATGCAACAGGCCGCCCCGGGCGCAATGCTTGCGGTCGTTCATCCCGACGCGCCGATCGACCGCTGGCTTAACGCGGACATCGCCCTGGCGGCCAGCAATGCGCCGGGCCTCAGCGTCGTTTCAGGCAGCACGGATGCCATCGCAAGGCTCGAAACGGAACTCAAACAGGCGCGTTACGTGACGCGGCGGCTGAAGACCGGACATGCGTTCCATTCGCCGATGATGGCGCAGGCCGCAGCGCGCTATCTGGAGGAACTGCGAAATGTCAGGCTTTCCCCGCCATCCATTGCAATGATCTCCAATGTGACGGGAACGTGGCTGAGCGCCTCGCAGGCGACGGATCCGAATTACTGGGCCAGACATCTGGAACAGACCGTGCGTTTCGACGAGGGGATGCGAACCCTTCTCGGCATAGACAATACAGTCTTCATAGAGGCCGGACCCGGCTCGGCACTGTCGGGTCTCATCAGCGAACAGGCTATCGCGGAAGACCGGATCATACCCTGCCTTGGCCGTGCCAGCCCGGAAAACGAGACGGGCCAGTACCTTGCCGCACTGGGACGATACTGGCGGACCGGGGGGCATCTCGACTGGCAGGCCGTATCGGCTGAAGGCAGCCGCGTGCCACTCGCCACCTATCCTTTTCAGGGGCAGCGTTACTGGATTTCCGCCCAGACGGCAAAAAATCAGGCGCCCGTCTCCACCGCCGTCGACAGCGCCAGAATCTATCGTCCGACATGGCAGCGCCTGTCGCCGGCAACCCCGGCAGATAGCAGAAACCGCCGTGTCCTGATCCTTGATGAAGGACGCATCGGCAAATCCCTCGCCTCACGGCTGGAAGGCGCCGGCGCTCAGGCCTATCGCGCCATTGAAGGCGACAGGTTCGACGAGTGCGATTTCCGCTGCTTCAGCCTTGCCGGACATTCCGCGGCGGATTTTGCCCGGCTGCTCGACACAATGGGCGAACGCGGGGCTCTGCCACAGGACATCCTATATCTCTGGCCGCTGAAGCCTGGCCGGCGGGACGAGGTTACGACCCTGCTCAATCTCGTGCGGGCGCTCACCGCACAGGGGCACAAAAGTAATCTGACGCTGGTGACCAATGGCGCAACGGATGTCACCGGTCTGGAAAATCTCGACGAGCTGCAGTCTCAGTTGTCGGGCGTCCTGAAGGTTGCGGGCCAGGAATATGAAGACCTGACCTGCAGGCACATCGATATCATGGTCGCGCAGGACATGGCGGATCAGGCGGTTGCGGATCGCCTCCTGGCGGAATTCAACGGAACCGGCCCGGCGGTCGCCATAAGGGGCCCGCATCGCTGGTCGCATGGATTTGCGCCGCTCGACCTGCCTGAACCGCAGGCAGCCGCCCGCCTGAAGAAAAACGGCATTTATGTCGTGATCGGCAATATCGCCGAAGGTGTCGGCACTGTCTGGCTGGATCATCTGGCGAAAATATCCGGCACACGCCTGTCCGTGCTGCACTCCATCAAGGATGCGGAGACCGCCATTCAGTTGGATGCAGCTATCGATACGCGCCGGATCGACTGCAATGATCCCGTTGCCATCGGCGCAGCACTCGATGAGGTGGTGTCGAAGCATGGCCGGATCGACGGGATTTTTCTGAGCATGCCTCAGGCAAACCGGCAGGCGGCAGCGCCGCTCTCAATGATGGACGACACGCATCTCAGCTACAATGAAGCGGTTCGCATCGCGCCGCTGCGGGCGCTCATAACGGCGATGGAGCAACGGCGGGCAGGTTTCTGCTGCATCCAGTCATCGCTCGCAACCGTCATCGGCGGCGTGGGATTGGCCGCCTATACATCGGGATATCAGGCGGTGGAGCTGCTTGTGGCTGCCCAGTCGCGCAGCGCGAGAATGCCCTGGTTCGCCATTGGTTATCCGCTCATCGATGTGCTGGCCGCCGGCAAACGTTCCTCGCTCGATACCAACGCCTATGCGGTTGCCTCTGATGATGCCTGGGACCTGACGAGAAGGATCATCGAGAACGGCATTACCGGCACAACGATGCTTTCGCGCAGCGACATCACCGTCGCCCCGACGGCGGTCAAGAAGGCGCAGCTGTCGAAGGCGCCTGTTTCGGGCCGTGCAAGGCCGGCGATGTCCACACCCTTCATCGCCCCGCGCACCCACACCGAAACCACAGTCGCGGGCATTTTCGAAGAACTGATCGGCGTGAGCGGGATCGGCGTCGATGACGGATTTTATGAGCTGGGCGGCCACTCGCTTCTGGCCATCCGCGTTGTCGCCAAGCTCAGGGAAACATTCCCGGTCAAGATCGAAATGCGCGAACTCCTCTTCGAAAACCCGACGGTCGCCCGCGTGGCGAGCATGATTACCGCCCATATGCCTGATGAAGGCGACCTGGACGAGATGGCAGCGCTGTTGATGGAAATCGAAAGCCTTTCCGACAGTGAAGTCCAGAGCGCGCTTGGAGGAGCAGAAGCACGATGAACGAATTCTACGCCAAACTCGCGAACCTTTCGCCCGAGCGCCGTCGCCTCATAGAGCAGCGTCTTGCCGAGCGGGGATATCAGTCGGCTCTCGACTCCGCCATTCCGGGACGTGAGGAAGGCGATGGTGATCGGCCCCTGTCCTTTGCGCAGCAACGCCTGTGGTTCATGCAGCAGCTTGAACCTGACAACACGGCTTACAACATGCGCAGTATCCTGCGGTTTCGCGGAAAACTCGACAGGACGGCGCTGGAAGAGGCGCTGGCGAAGGTCGTACAACGGCATGAGCCGCTGCGAACGCGCTTCATTCCCGGCGCCGACGGCTTTCCGGAACAGGATATTCTTGCAGCCGGCGACGCGGCAATCGAATTCCTCGACCTCGCGCAGGACACCGATGCGGAAGCCACAGCCAAGCAGCACATCCTGCAACGGCTTTCCGAACCCTATGACCTGAGCCATCCGCAATTGCGCGCAATGCTGGTGCGCCTTTCGGCCGAAGATCATCTGCTGGCGGTCGGGCTGCATCACATCACCGGCGACCGGTGGTCGATGACCGTGCTCGCCCGTGACCTCGCGGGCTTCTACAAGGAGATGACCGGCCAGTCACACCATCTGCCTGATATTCGCGTTCAATATGCCGACTGGGCGATCTGGCAGGGAAAGATGCTGCGCGGCCCGGTGCTTGAAAACCAGCTCGCATACTGGAAAAAGGCGCTCGGAACGGATCTGCCGGTGCTGGACCTGCCATTCGACCGTCCGCGACCGGCCATCGCCACTTTCTTCGGCGCACAATTTGCGGTTTCCGTCGACCCTGCACTTTCAGGACAGCTGAGGGCG
This window harbors:
- a CDS encoding MbtH family protein, which gives rise to MSSQTPAEDLHYNVVISDEERYSIWPVYKAVPTGWRPSGFSGSKQACLDHIEVEWTDMRPLSLRRLMDGEAVNTTSVQE
- a CDS encoding siderophore biosynthesis protein, coding for MDDQPWPSPVPREDAGPDRDWLAQDAILDLLLPEALAPVMVPEEHERARLQHIICEALEAFTLHHPECRARIAALLGNMEKPMSDPGVVDISGLPLTSFHANDYDRYFRVNRITTAQPAHVLLRSFLQVALSVTDLFCRAPHLSEKAAKAQFDGFKVHARLLARCFGVECAR
- a CDS encoding siderophore biosynthesis protein, producing the protein MTIASPSPSRIWREFHWAFFMNVQGLVLCLRRFNMQVHEGNHAEADRELRAAAVLLRTSASSMDLAASFSKADYENTIRVSMTPPSVESDDFSGLMSFDHAVLIQVWREMKDVFATLPVELHDAHAEFVAAYKYLAEGHVGVCSRFVGSDAGSLRYGDRKAIDTLQRFERGRLGMIDPPKKGCPFHK
- a CDS encoding type I polyketide synthase, with protein sequence MSDYTSASNQDRNAFRVAVIGMAGRFPGASDIESFWDNLVHGRESVKEWTDEELSALGVPPEQLIDPDFVRASAPLEGADQFDAEFFGYSPSEAEILDPQQRLFLECAWAALERAGYQGDTFDGSIGVYASSGFNTYLLNLHANAAVRQSISPFELFVANDKDFLATRTAYKLNLRGPAMTVQTACSSSLVSIHVAAQSLIAGECDIALAGGVTVSRSHGYVAREGGILSPDGHCRAFDADAAGTVPGSGVGVVVLKRLEDALADGDTIDAVIIGSAINNDGALKASFTAPQVDSQAMVISEAHAAAGISADSIGYIEAHGTGTSLGDPIEIAALTQAFRKTTTRTGYCVIGSVKTNIGHLDTAAGIAGFIKTVLCLKHGKIPASLHFKQANSKIDFPASPFAVNTALRDWDAKESPRRAGISSLGIGGTNAHLVLEETPTDAGARAKTQPASPQLLVFSARNDAALSALLSAQAKAFEANPELAINDVAFTLRHGRKAFSHRQSLVADDLASAATELHRLAAQKPSIAGSTPSAVFLFPGQGSQYAGMGKDLYERVELFRAPFDACADRLSKIMQRDFRADLFAGHEDIHDTEFAQPALFAVEYALAKAWMAQGVIPQALHGHSIGEYVAACLAGVFDLDTALSLVVARGRLMQQAAPGAMLAVVHPDAPIDRWLNADIALAASNAPGLSVVSGSTDAIARLETELKQARYVTRRLKTGHAFHSPMMAQAAARYLEELRNVRLSPPSIAMISNVTGTWLSASQATDPNYWARHLEQTVRFDEGMRTLLGIDNTVFIEAGPGSALSGLISEQAIAEDRIIPCLGRASPENETGQYLAALGRYWRTGGHLDWQAVSAEGSRVPLATYPFQGQRYWISAQTAKNQAPVSTAVDSARIYRPTWQRLSPATPADSRNRRVLILDEGRIGKSLASRLEGAGAQAYRAIEGDRFDECDFRCFSLAGHSAADFARLLDTMGERGALPQDILYLWPLKPGRRDEVTTLLNLVRALTAQGHKSNLTLVTNGATDVTGLENLDELQSQLSGVLKVAGQEYEDLTCRHIDIMVAQDMADQAVADRLLAEFNGTGPAVAIRGPHRWSHGFAPLDLPEPQAAARLKKNGIYVVIGNIAEGVGTVWLDHLAKISGTRLSVLHSIKDAETAIQLDAAIDTRRIDCNDPVAIGAALDEVVSKHGRIDGIFLSMPQANRQAAAPLSMMDDTHLSYNEAVRIAPLRALITAMEQRRAGFCCIQSSLATVIGGVGLAAYTSGYQAVELLVAAQSRSARMPWFAIGYPLIDVLAAGKRSSLDTNAYAVASDDAWDLTRRIIENGITGTTMLSRSDITVAPTAVKKAQLSKAPVSGRARPAMSTPFIAPRTHTETTVAGIFEELIGVSGIGVDDGFYELGGHSLLAIRVVAKLRETFPVKIEMRELLFENPTVARVASMITAHMPDEGDLDEMAALLMEIESLSDSEVQSALGGAEAR